ACTGATAACTATGCGATTTTAAGATCGCCGGAATATAAGCAATTGTTTGCCCAATATGGCGTGATGGTTGCCTCTACTGGGAATCTGGCGTTAAGTGTGGGCATCGCCGCTTCAACATTTGGCTTCAAGACAACCGTTTATATGTCACGGGATGCCAAAGCCTGGAAAAAGGCCAAACTTCGGGTCAATGGGGTTAATGTGGTCGAGTTGGATACTGATTTTTCCTCGGTCATTCCACAAGCTCGACAGGCAGCAGCGGAAGATCCGAGCATTCATTTTATCGATGATGAGGGATCAGCTGACTTATTCATTGGTTATGCAGTTGCGGCCGTTCGCCTGCAGCAACAATTTAAACAGCAGGGAATCAAAGTTGATCGCGATCATCCAGTGATTGTCTATCTTCCCGCTGGTGTTGGCGGTAGTCCCAGTGGCGTGACGTTTGGACTCAAGACCATTATTGGGCCATACATCCACGCCATCTTCTGTGAGCCAACTCACGTTCCATCCGTGACGTTGGGGATGATGACGAAGCTGAATAATGCGATTTCGGTCTTTGATATCGGCTTGGACGGTAAGACGGCAGCTGACGGTTTGGCAGTTGGCCGGCCATCACGCATTGCCGGTAAGATGATGCGGACACTATTATTTGGCAGCGTTACTTTCGAAGATCCAATGATTTACAAATATGAAGCCCAGCTGATGGACACTGAGAATATCACAGTCGAACCATCAGCTGCGGCTGGCTTTACCGCAATCGAACGGGCAATTACCGAAGTGCCGGCCTTTAACACCGCTAATGCCACCCACATTGTCTGGGCAACCGGCGGCAGTATGATGCCGGAAAGTGAACGGCTAGTTGATCACGATAAGGGTGAAGCATTGCTTTAAACATCAAAGAGAGTGGGACACGAGGCGTTTTGATCCCAGAATTTAAGCCAAGAAGCGAGTTATTCCTGTTTTGGAATGACTCGCTTCTTGGCTTAAATGGCCGGGATCAGCCGATAGTTCCACGTTTAAACAAGATACCAGTGGAGCCTCAAACTTTTTTCATTTTGCTTTTTTAAAATATTTTTGACTTAACAATAGTAATACCAACATCAAGCAGCCAATCACGCCAAAGCCAAACGAGAATGTTTGAATCTGAACCAGCCAGCCCATTAGTGGGAATAAAAAGATCATTGAAGCTGAAAACAGAACGCTGGCAACACTCAGTAAAGTTGCCCGCTGTTGTGAAGTAATCATTTCATTGTAGTAGCTGCTGAAGATCGGCTCAATTAATGACGCCAGTAGTTGGGAAAACAAAAACAGGACGGTTAACGTTGGAATCCAGTTAATCCATGTGAGCAGCAGTAGCCCGACCAACGTTGCACTTACGCCACTTACCAACGCCGGCTTTGCCAAGCGTTTCTGAATCCACGGGGTCAATTTGATGCCGACGATGTTCATTCCAGCAGAAATCACCATCAACAAGGAGATCATGAAGCCAGAGAAATGGTGCGTTTCCATTAAGGATTGGAAATAGAAGTAATAGCTGGTACAAATCCCATCAAAGACCGCTTGGAAAATCATCAAACCGCGGAGTTGTTGGTTATTTTTCAACGTCCGATAGGCCATGACGATGATTGATTTGACTGTCTGTTTTGGCAGATCAATTGACTTGGGGACAGTCGGTTCCTTCATTAATAAAACGGTTATCAGGCCGAAAATACCGATCAGAATTGCCGCGACGTAGGTCAATTCGAAATGCCAGTGGACCAAAAATCCGGCAATCACGACACCTGCCGTCTGCGAAAACTCAATCACCACGTTGAGATTGCTGATAACATTGGGGAATCGTTTGGTTTGTTGAGGGGCCACCAATGAATCGTACATGAGCGCGTCGATTGTCCCTGATTGGAGATTATACGACAGCGCACTCAGCACGAAGCTCAGGGCAAACAGCCAGAAACTGTGGGCTACCAGTATGAGGATGGCGGAAACGATTGAGGCAATTCGGCCCCAGAAAAGTGAGAAACGATAGGAAAAGCGATCGGCCAATACGCCCGATGGCACTTCGAAAACAAAACTGGCAACGTGGAAGATGCTTTCACATAAACCGATTTCTACTAGATTTAGCCCCTGCATCTGCAGGTAAATCACCCAAAGTGAAGTGATCCCGAAAAAGGAAAAGAAAGTGTACGCGTAGCCTTTGAAAATAGTACTTGGATATTTAATTGTCATTAGATGCACTCCAGTTAAGATAAGCACAGCCAAACGGTTTATTTGAAACCTGTCCGTTTGGGGATGTGCCAAGTGTCATTCATCACTGAAGTGCAACGGTCTCTACGATGCTGTGTTGCAGGCTGATCCAGGCGAGCATGTTCATCATTCCTTTACATAATTATGAGAAACTTTTAATAAAAGCGTACCTGTTTTTCGTTCCTGAGGCAACTCATAAAAATCTGCCAGTTAGATGGCACCTGGCAGACGGTTTGAAACGATTAACGCTGTTTAAAATCCAGCAACCCGCTCATTCCCAGAACAATTCCAATAAAAGTGAAAAACGTCCCGGTCCGAAAATTAAATAGTGCATCGATAATGAGACCACCAACCAAACCAATGGCCAATCCCAGCCAGTGAGTTTGCTGGCGATCAGTTGCTTGCGAGTATTTTTCCCTGCTTTTATCCATAACGACGCCTCTTTTCGATTGGCTAACAGCTAGTCGACATCCCAAACTTCTCGGGCGATATCTCTGACCAGTTTAAGTTTGTCCCATTGCTGCTGTTCGGTGAGCTTGTTACCCTCTTCAGTTGAGGCAAAGCCACATTGCGTCGAGAGCGCCAAGTTTTCCAGTGGGACCTGGCCGCTGGCTTGATGAATCCGGTTGATGACCGCGTCTTTGTCTTCTAATTCAGGTGATTTGGAAGTGATCAAGCCAAGGACAATTCGTTTGTTTTTATCGCCATTCCAAATCTTGCCAAGTGGTGAGAAGTCACCAGCTCGCTCACTGTCGTATTCCAGGAACAAGCCATCGTAATTGAGTTGACCCAGATACTCTGCTACATCGTCATAACCGCCGGAAAATAGGAAGGTGGATTTAAAGTTGCCACGACAAATGTGAGTCGTCACGGTCAAGTCGTTCGGCAAACCAGTCAGCAGCTGGTTAATGACTTTGACAGAATCTTCGGCTAATTTGACGTATTTCGCATGGGCATCCGCGTCGTGAACGGTTTCGTTTAACTTGCTGATTAGAAATGCCCAAGTGGTGTCATCTAATTGAACGTAGCGGGCACCGAGTTCATAGAAGTGCAAAATCGTTTCATGGTAGGCCTTGGCGACATCAGTCAAATATTGATCCCAGGCATCATAGAACTTTGACCAATTATCACTGCGATTGTCGCGGAAAAGCATCGTTGGCGACGGGATGGTTTGCTTGGGGGTCACACTATCCGGGGTAATTGATTGAAGGAACTTGAAGCTGTCAAAGAAGGGATGGTTTGGGTTGAAGGCGACTTTGCCGGCCAATTCAGCGTTATCAGTCCGCGTCTTACTGCCGTGGAACTTGTAACTCTTGTGATAGTCGTATTTTTGGACACCGGTTAATCCCCAAAGAAAGTCCAGGTGCCACCAGCTGCGGTTAAATTCACCGTCGGTAATGTCTTTGAGGCCAAGCTCAACTTGTTTATCAACAATCTTCTTTGTTTCAGCGTGTTGAACTTTTTGTAGGTCAGCTGTACTGATTTGGCCGGCATGATACTTGGCGTGGGCGTCTTTTAACGCCTGTGTTCTTAATAAACTGCCGACAACGTCGTACCGATATGGAAATTTAGTTGTAATTGCTGTATTTGTCATGTGAAAATCCTCCTGTAATTGTAAAAGTTTTACTTACGAAAAAAAGCACTCGTCCCCTGACTGTCAAATTGACAATCAAGGGACGAATGCTCGTGTTACCACCCTTATTCACGTTGCCTTTGCAAACAACGCCTCAACGGTACCTATGATACCCGGGAAGTTAACGGTTCCTACCGATTAATCCGCGTGAACGGCTTAATGCCCTTTGGAGCTCATCTTCACCGTCATTTCGATACCTGCTCTCATCTGCCAGGCTTTCTGAAATCGATCTGAGTGGTTACTCTTCTCCTCATAGCTTGATAATTCGTAAGTTTTCTAATTGCTTTTTAATCTAACTCAAATATAAGTGAATGTCAACTTATTGTTTCATCCCGTTGACGATTTCGCCAACCAAATAGTGGGATGATCAACAAAACCAGATTGATCATCAAGGCGGCCACAAAGACTTTTGGCCCGGCAGCATGAAGCAGGTAGGCACTGAAGATAATGCCGAGAATAAACATGATAATCCCACTCAAAAAGCGGCCGGCTTTGAGCAAAGCTTCACGATCGTGGCTAAAGATGGCTTCATAGGAATTATTTGCAAAATTTTTCAAATTCCCAGTCATGATGCCGTTGTTCACACTGGTCGTGCCAATCTTGTTGAACACGGTCAGTTCATAACCTGAGAAGAGGCCGAGGCTGAATAACATGTTGAGCATCGACAGGTGGAATGCTGCCGCCACTGCCAGAATTCCCAATAGGATGATACTGAACAGCAAGAGGACGTTGAACCGGCGGTCGCTTGCCAGTTGAATGTGTTTAAAGGCTTGTGAGATGAATGCTCCGAGTAGGAATCCTAGTAATACCGGTACGCGAATGTAAGCCGTACTCCAACCCTTGGTGGCGAGTTCGTAAGCGAAAACAACCAGGTTTCCGGTTTGCGCACTCACAAATGAACCGTCAAAATTTTGAAAGGTGTAGGCATCAATTGAGCCCATGATAAAAGTTTGCGCCAGGGTTGTGATGCCGGTTTTAGTGGCAAAGTTCATGGTGATCACTCTTTTCTATATTCCAAACTATTTACAGCTCTACTATACCAGAGTCACTGACATTAACAGCAAACTGTCTATTGTTTCTTCTGGGATTCTTGGTATACTTAAAATACTTTTGATGAGAGAATGTTACATTTAATGTGTAAGGTATTAACTTTTAGATTGGCAATGGGGTACAATATTTGTAACAAACATGATTGGAAGGATGATCATTATCAAGCCGAGTGTATTAATTGCAGAAGATTTTTCCGCGGTCGGCAGGCTTTCGGCTACTGCCGCCATCGCCGTATTTTCAGCGTTTGGACTGCAAACGGCAACCTTGCCGACAGAACTGCTTTCAACTCAAACAGAAGGTTTTGGAACGCCTACTACTCAGAATACTGATTCTTTTATCAGGCGGGCAACTGGTCACTGGAATGGGTTGGATGATCTTCAATTTAATTCAGGAATCGTTGGTTACGTTGGTAAGATTAGTACGGCTAACCTTTTGTACGACTATCTCTCGGGAGTTAGCCTGCCTGACCTGCTGATTGATCCGGTTTTGGGTGATCAGGGTAAAATGTATGCCGGCTTTGAACCTGGCTACTTGGATGCCATTAAGCGACTCGCATCAATTGCCACGATTATTACCCCAAACATTACCGAATTGGGGCTGCTCAGTGGAGAACGCCTCCGAGTTAATGCCAGTGATGACCGAATTCATCAAGCTGTTACCGATTATCGTGAAGCGACCCACTCCAAAGCCAAGGTAATTGTCACCGGAGTCCACCGTGACGGTGGGATTGGCTGTGTCTATGTCAACGGCGACCAACTCAAATGGGCCGGCTCGCCTTTAATCGGCGGTCATTTTTATGGCACCGGTGATCTATTTTCAGCACTGTTAATTGGGTATTTGAACTTTAAGCTGGATTTTGATACAGCGGTTCAAAACGCAGTTATTGGGGTGTACGATGCGGTGAGTCTGACCAGCCGCGCACCACAGCACCAACGGAAATTTGGGTTGAATTTGACCAGGTCATTGTACAATGTGGCGAAGTTTACGTTAGGACAAACAGGGGAAGAAGTGTAAAAGATGGATTTACAAACAATCAAGCGTGATTTGTCGGCTGTCTTAACTGAATATTTTGAGCGGGTGACATTCCCGGAAAATGGCATTTTTGTGGTTGGCTGCAGTACCAGTGAAATTTCTGGTGACTGGAAGGGGACTAATTCCAGATTGGACGTTGGTCGAGCCGTTGTGTCGACTTTGGAAGAATTTTTAATTCCACGCAATATTCATGTTGCCATTCAGGGCTGTGAGCACATCAACCGGGCCCTCTTGGTTGAACGGAAGGTTGCCGAGCGCAATAATTTAGAAATTGTTTCCGTGGTTCCGGCAATGCATGCCGGTGGCGGTACGCAAGTCGCTGCTTATGAACGAATGGATGACCCAGTTGAAGTGGAGCACATCACGGCATTTGGCGGTATCGACATCGGGGGAACCGAGATTGGGATGCACGTTAAATACGTTCAGATTCCAGTCCGCATGACCAATCGCCGTGTCGGTGCGGCGAATGTGGTCTGCCTTTCTTCACGGCCAAAATTGATTGGCGGAAGTCGGGCCAAGTATGATTTTACTGAAGCAAATAAAGAAGATTATGTATTGGGAGGAAGTCAGTAATGGATCGTAAAAGTGTAGGCGGCAAGGTCAGCAGTGATATTTTCAAGGTTGTTTTAACGGCGATGTTTATCGCCGTCACGGTTGCGATCAGCCGCTTTTTTATCATCCCAATTCCAATGACCCATGGCAATATCAATCTGTGTGACGCTGGAATCTTTATCAGCGCGCTGTTGCTGGGACCGAGAGTCGGCGGAGTTGTCGGTGGTGCCAGTGGTTTCTTGTTGGACCTGATCTCCGGTTATGGTCAATATATGTGGTTTTCACTGATTGTCCACGGCGCAGAAGGCTTGATTGTCGGCTTGATCGCTGGTAAAAATACCGATCGCAAGTGGACCAAGCTGATCGCCGTTTCAGTCGGGATCGTCATTATGGTAATCGGCTATTTTGTGGCAGACTCGGTTCTGTATAACATTTATGCCGGCTATATTGGGATTGGCACCAACTTGATTCAAGGAGCAGTCGGTGCCTTAATTGCTTATTTGGTAACGCCACGGCTTAAGAAGCGCATCTAGTATGAGGTAATCGTCATTTGGGTCTGCAGATTATCCTGTAGACTTTTTTGTTTTACAGCTTTAAGTGGCGTTGGAAAAGAGAATTTGAATTTTGTCTTGCCGAAATTGTAGTAATTCAGTGATGCCGTTGCGGGTAAACAGTGTTTGAGCTACCAAATTCGCCCGGTTAAAGTTCATCCTCAAAATAGCCGAGTCGCAGGCCGCCGGCATTGCCAGCAGTAGTGTCCATGCTGTTGAAGCGACTGAAAGTCGCGATTACAGCATCTTGGTATTTCGAGACTACAGGCTCGAAATCCAAGCCACTACAGCAGGCAGAGCCGGCGGCCTGCGACTCTGCGGCAGTAATCAGCACATCTAATAGATTTCTGTTGAACAAGTAAGCATAAGCAACAGATGCCACATTGCGACCAACCAAGAAAAGATTTACAATATGACACAATTACATAGGAGGGATGTCTGAATGACTGATAAGAATAGTGTTTTAACGGAGCAAGATTTTTCAGCACTCCACAATGATTTCAAGAATGCACCTAAGAGTGATGTGCTGTCGAAGATAATCGAACAAAACGGCATCAACCAAGCAGCTCAGGATCCGGATGCCCAAGTGCGATTGAATCCAGTATTTTCAGTGGACCTCCAGACCGGTTCGGTGACCAACCAGAAGCAAAGTGGTCGCTGCTGGCTGTTTTCTTTGGTGAACACTTTACGGCATCAGTTTGCTGCTAAGTATAAGGTGAAGGATTTCAACCTTTCACAAAAATACCTGTTCTTCTGGGATAAAATTGAGCGCGCCAACATCTTCTATGACCGAATTTTAGCGACCGCCAGTCGGCCGGCTAATGACCGGGAAGTTGAAAATTATTTGAGCTTCCCTGGCGACGATGGCGGCCAATGGGCGATGGCAGCGGCATTGGTCCAAAAATATGGTGTGATGCCGGTCAGTGATTTTCCGGAAACGGCGAACGTTGAGAATACCGGTGCTTTTGATACGGTTATGAACCGCAAACTGCGGATTGACGCTGCCAAACTGCGGTCGATGGTCAAGGATGAAAAGAGCGATGAGGCGATCAGTGTCGCTCGCAAACAAATGCTGAGTGAAGTCTACCGAATCACGGCCTATTCATTCGGTGAACCACCGGCAACCGTTGATTTTGCCTATCGCGACGATGACAAAAAGTATCATCGGGTCTCCGGTCTACCCCCTCAACAATTCTATGATCAATACTTCGGTGTCGATTTGGATGATTATGTGGTGTTAGCTAATTCCCCGGAAAAAGATTACAACCAATTATATTCACTGCCAAGTCAAAATAACGTTGTCGGCGGCAAGCAGATTGCCTTCTTAAATCTGCCGATGGACGTTTTAAAGGCCGCTACCATTGCCCAACTCAAGGATGGCGAAACGGTCTGGTTTGGCAACGATGTGCTTGAACAAATGGACCGCAAGAAAGGCTATCTGGACAGTCACTTGTATCGCTACACGAAACTGTTCGATGTCGACTTGGAGATGGACAAGGCAGCCCGGCTGCAATATCATCAAGCCGAAGTGTCGCACGCGATGACTTTCACTGGGGTTGACCTTGATGGTGAGACGCCCACTAAATGGAAAGTTGAAAATTCCTGGGGTGACAAGAATGGTGAGAAGGGCTACTTCACCATGAGTGACGATTGGATGGACGACTACGTCTACGAAGTCGTGGTCCACAAAAAATACCTTTCAGATGATCAAAAGGCCCTATTGAAGCAAGCACCAGTGGAGCTGCCGGCGTGGGACTCCTTGGCGTAGGGTTGAAGCTGAATGGCTTGATGCAAATTAGACGTTGCCTAAATTGATTTAGAAGAATATTAGGTTATCAAAAAGGGAATCCCAGCTGGGATTCCCTTTTTGATGTCTTGGATAACTAATTTTCTTCGGTTCTTCGTCAACTGTTGTTGGTGAACAAAATATTGGAGTTCTAATCACTTGGTGATTAGAGCTCTTTTTGTATGAACTCGAAAAGCGAACAGCACTCTTAGCCGGAATCTGAAGAAGTTTCGGTAACCAAATCCAGTGCGTTTAATGACTTTAATCTTGTTGTTTGAACCTTCTAAGGGCCCGTTGGTGTAATGGTGAGTAAAGGTATTGCCAATTTCATCATGATGAGTCGCTAGGGTCTGGAGGGTTGCCAACATCTCTTCC
Above is a genomic segment from Lentilactobacillus buchneri containing:
- a CDS encoding TIGR01440 family protein, whose translation is MDLQTIKRDLSAVLTEYFERVTFPENGIFVVGCSTSEISGDWKGTNSRLDVGRAVVSTLEEFLIPRNIHVAIQGCEHINRALLVERKVAERNNLEIVSVVPAMHAGGGTQVAAYERMDDPVEVEHITAFGGIDIGGTEIGMHVKYVQIPVRMTNRRVGAANVVCLSSRPKLIGGSRAKYDFTEANKEDYVLGGSQ
- a CDS encoding D-serine ammonia-lyase; translation: MDNTQSLEVKYPQVKDLMNETPIFWKNPDYGQPAELPFSKADIFDAVARWDRFAPFIEAAFPETARMHGVIESPLIELTKMKSAWNQAQPTALAGSLYLKTDSELPISGSIKSRGGIYEVLKFAEHVAMTKGDLKETDNYAILRSPEYKQLFAQYGVMVASTGNLALSVGIAASTFGFKTTVYMSRDAKAWKKAKLRVNGVNVVELDTDFSSVIPQARQAAAEDPSIHFIDDEGSADLFIGYAVAAVRLQQQFKQQGIKVDRDHPVIVYLPAGVGGSPSGVTFGLKTIIGPYIHAIFCEPTHVPSVTLGMMTKLNNAISVFDIGLDGKTAADGLAVGRPSRIAGKMMRTLLFGSVTFEDPMIYKYEAQLMDTENITVEPSAAAGFTAIERAITEVPAFNTANATHIVWATGGSMMPESERLVDHDKGEALL
- a CDS encoding vitamin B12 independent methionine synthase, with the protein product MTNTAITTKFPYRYDVVGSLLRTQALKDAHAKYHAGQISTADLQKVQHAETKKIVDKQVELGLKDITDGEFNRSWWHLDFLWGLTGVQKYDYHKSYKFHGSKTRTDNAELAGKVAFNPNHPFFDSFKFLQSITPDSVTPKQTIPSPTMLFRDNRSDNWSKFYDAWDQYLTDVAKAYHETILHFYELGARYVQLDDTTWAFLISKLNETVHDADAHAKYVKLAEDSVKVINQLLTGLPNDLTVTTHICRGNFKSTFLFSGGYDDVAEYLGQLNYDGLFLEYDSERAGDFSPLGKIWNGDKNKRIVLGLITSKSPELEDKDAVINRIHQASGQVPLENLALSTQCGFASTEEGNKLTEQQQWDKLKLVRDIAREVWDVD
- a CDS encoding C1 family peptidase — encoded protein: MTDKNSVLTEQDFSALHNDFKNAPKSDVLSKIIEQNGINQAAQDPDAQVRLNPVFSVDLQTGSVTNQKQSGRCWLFSLVNTLRHQFAAKYKVKDFNLSQKYLFFWDKIERANIFYDRILATASRPANDREVENYLSFPGDDGGQWAMAAALVQKYGVMPVSDFPETANVENTGAFDTVMNRKLRIDAAKLRSMVKDEKSDEAISVARKQMLSEVYRITAYSFGEPPATVDFAYRDDDKKYHRVSGLPPQQFYDQYFGVDLDDYVVLANSPEKDYNQLYSLPSQNNVVGGKQIAFLNLPMDVLKAATIAQLKDGETVWFGNDVLEQMDRKKGYLDSHLYRYTKLFDVDLEMDKAARLQYHQAEVSHAMTFTGVDLDGETPTKWKVENSWGDKNGEKGYFTMSDDWMDDYVYEVVVHKKYLSDDQKALLKQAPVELPAWDSLA
- a CDS encoding MFS transporter; the encoded protein is MTIKYPSTIFKGYAYTFFSFFGITSLWVIYLQMQGLNLVEIGLCESIFHVASFVFEVPSGVLADRFSYRFSLFWGRIASIVSAILILVAHSFWLFALSFVLSALSYNLQSGTIDALMYDSLVAPQQTKRFPNVISNLNVVIEFSQTAGVVIAGFLVHWHFELTYVAAILIGIFGLITVLLMKEPTVPKSIDLPKQTVKSIIVMAYRTLKNNQQLRGLMIFQAVFDGICTSYYFYFQSLMETHHFSGFMISLLMVISAGMNIVGIKLTPWIQKRLAKPALVSGVSATLVGLLLLTWINWIPTLTVLFLFSQLLASLIEPIFSSYYNEMITSQQRATLLSVASVLFSASMIFLFPLMGWLVQIQTFSFGFGVIGCLMLVLLLLSQKYFKKAK
- a CDS encoding bifunctional hydroxymethylpyrimidine kinase/phosphomethylpyrimidine kinase, which produces MIIIKPSVLIAEDFSAVGRLSATAAIAVFSAFGLQTATLPTELLSTQTEGFGTPTTQNTDSFIRRATGHWNGLDDLQFNSGIVGYVGKISTANLLYDYLSGVSLPDLLIDPVLGDQGKMYAGFEPGYLDAIKRLASIATIITPNITELGLLSGERLRVNASDDRIHQAVTDYREATHSKAKVIVTGVHRDGGIGCVYVNGDQLKWAGSPLIGGHFYGTGDLFSALLIGYLNFKLDFDTAVQNAVIGVYDAVSLTSRAPQHQRKFGLNLTRSLYNVAKFTLGQTGEEV
- a CDS encoding YoaK family protein: MNFATKTGITTLAQTFIMGSIDAYTFQNFDGSFVSAQTGNLVVFAYELATKGWSTAYIRVPVLLGFLLGAFISQAFKHIQLASDRRFNVLLLFSIILLGILAVAAAFHLSMLNMLFSLGLFSGYELTVFNKIGTTSVNNGIMTGNLKNFANNSYEAIFSHDREALLKAGRFLSGIIMFILGIIFSAYLLHAAGPKVFVAALMINLVLLIIPLFGWRNRQRDETIS
- a CDS encoding ECF transporter S component — its product is MDRKSVGGKVSSDIFKVVLTAMFIAVTVAISRFFIIPIPMTHGNINLCDAGIFISALLLGPRVGGVVGGASGFLLDLISGYGQYMWFSLIVHGAEGLIVGLIAGKNTDRKWTKLIAVSVGIVIMVIGYFVADSVLYNIYAGYIGIGTNLIQGAVGALIAYLVTPRLKKRI